A genomic stretch from Oscarella lobularis chromosome 11, ooOscLobu1.1, whole genome shotgun sequence includes:
- the LOC136192952 gene encoding coiled-coil domain-containing protein 181-like yields the protein MATDEKARDGDEKVLVERDGQFELVNASEVKAPSEKPDDDSKRERDESEASETLANDSNRDIEEVKSEPAIQLHTKTRQGAKTRPSTTRATKSRGDDADDGAAFQSWLARKKLQSSSLRRRSEAEQRETEAEKRRKAEEAFRAWLAQKDEQMKARRRREGSNSSQFDGKPNKEKCREVFNAWLLGKSEQQKREKTLRLKRDEMIEEATKRTSSAEAEKAFRMWLKRKESEAREERRRKEFLRYQHMMEARRIKQSLEMRYTIT from the exons ATGGCGACCGACGAAAAAgcaagagacggcgacgaaaaagttctcgtcgaacgagacgGCCAATTCGAGCTGGTAAACGCGTCCGAAGTCAAAGCGCCGTCGGAAAAacccgacgacgactccaaacgcgaacgagacgaaagcgaagcgtCCGAAACGCTCGCCAACGACTCGAATCGCGACATAGAAGAAGTGAAAAGCGAGCCGGCAATCCAACTTCACACGAAAACCCGCCAAGGAGCGAAAACTCGcccatcgacgacgcgagcgacgaaatcgcgcggcgacgacgccgacgacggagcGGCGTTTCAGAGCTGGTTggcgcgaaaaaaattacagagTTCGAGTCTGAGACGACGCTCCGAAGCGGAGCAGCGGGAAACCGAAGCGGAAAAGCGACGGAAAGCGGAGGAAGCGTTTCGAGCGTGGCTCGCGCAGAAAGACGAGCAGATGAAGGCGAGGAGAAGGCGAGAAGGGTCGAATTCATCTCAATTCGACGGGAAACCGAATAAGGAGAAATGTCGCGAGGTATTCAACGCTTGGCTGTTGGGAAAGAGCGAGCAGCAGAAGAGGGAAAAGACGTTGAGATTGAAAAGGGACGAAATGATCGAGGAGGCAACGAAGAGAACGAGTAGCGCGGAAGCagagaaagcgtttcgaat gtGGCTGAAGCGGAAGGAGTCCGAGGCGAGAGAGGagaggcgaagaaaagagtTTCTTCGGTATCAGCATATGATGGAGGCGAGAAGAATTAAACAGTCTTTGGAAATGAG GTACACTATAACTTAG
- the LOC136192954 gene encoding 5'-AMP-activated protein kinase subunit beta-1-like encodes MGQTQLKEPLTSRESGYENSSTIGASHDSTNDPLYGSPLEAPARSSRPPPHRQRYSTPPPKPLFPVIFRWDRGGRNVSVSGSFNDWQKIPLRASREDFTTIVELPEGQHQYKYFIDGRWIHDPGEAMVSDNFGGLNNIMEVKRSDYDFNEAIDVDIEASGAASTAALSSSPPGEYSTLLPEESLVTPLRSPSPPTLPPQLLHALLNLDPISEEDPSLMAIPSHVMLNHLYALSVRDGVMVLGSTHRYRQKYITTMLYKPIK; translated from the coding sequence atgggACAAACTCAGCTCAAAGAACCGCTGACGTCTCGAGAAAGTGGATACGAAAACTCCTCGACGATCGGCGCGTCTCacgattcgacgaacgatccgtTGTACGGCTCGCCGCTGGAAGCACCcgctcgatcgtctcgtccACCACCTCATCGCCAGCGCTAttcaacgccgccgcccaaACCCCTATTCCCCGTCATCTTCCGATGGGATCGCGGCGGTCGAAACGTGAGCGTATCGGGCAGTTTCAACGATTGGCAAAAGATTCCCCTACGGGCGAGTCGCGAAGACTtcacgacgatcgtcgaactTCCCGAAGGCCAGCACCAGTACAAATACTTCATCGACGGCCGATGGATACACGATCCCGGCGAAGCGATGGTCTCCGACAATTTCGGCGGTCTGAACAACATCATGGAAGTGAAAAGAAGCGATTATGATTTCAACGAGGCtatcgacgtcgatatcGAGGCGAGCGGTGCCGCTTCGACGGccgctctttcgtcgtcgccgcccggCGAGTATTCGACTTTGTTGCCAGAGGAGAGTCTCGTGACGCCGTtgcgttcgccgtcgccgcctaCGTTGCCGCCGCAGTTGCTTCACGCTCTTCTCAATCTTGATCCCATCAGTGAGGAGGATCCCAGTCTGATGGCAATTCCCAGTCATGTCATGTTGAATCATTTGTATGCCTTGTCCGTTCGCGATGGGGTTATGGTGCTCGGGTCGACGCATAGATACAGACAGAAGTACATCACGACGATGTTGTACAAACCTATAAAGTAA
- the LOC136192955 gene encoding 5'-AMP-activated protein kinase subunit beta-2-like codes for MGQTQPRYRSAPEYVSETLDVTANRRRFPSRPSRSSGVGSTTSKPIPVVFRWPSSSATDVSVSGTFADWKTLTPLHRSSAGDGDFVATIDLPEGVHQYRYIVDGTWTHDPNEAHIAAKTTGDYNNIMKVIAAETDVDEAIEQDIALGQMERAESPTTSDEYGQIVPDSSIYRDRTLGPPPWLPAQLLQTILNAESTSHEDPSLLVEPPRVVLGHLYAKSIRDDVLMISTTHRYRQKFVTTMLYKDISQF; via the coding sequence ATGGGCCAAACGCAGCCGAGATATCGTTCAGCGCCCGAATACGTTTCAGAGACTCTCGACGTCACCGCGAACAGGCGCCGCTTCCCCAGCCGACCCAGCCGGTCCAGCGGCGtcggctcgacgacgtcgaagccgatTCCGGTCGTTTTTCGCTGGCCAAGCTCATCGGCGACCGACGTATCGGTCTCCGGCACTTTCGCCGACTGGAAAACGCTAACGCCTCTCCATCGAAGCAGCGCCGGCGATGgagatttcgtcgcgacaaTCGATCTTCCCGAGGGCGTTCACCAATACCGATacatcgtcgacggaacgtGGACGCACGATCCCAACGAGGCGCACATcgcagcgaaaacgacgggaGACTACAATAACATCATGAAAgtcatcgccgccgaaacggacgtcgacgaagcgataGAGCAGGATATAGCGCTCGGACAAATGGAGCGAGCCgaatcgccgacgacgtcggacgaATACGGACAGATCGTTcccgattcgtcgatttATCGCGATAGGACGTTGGGTCCGCCGCCGTGGCTGCCCGCGCAGCTCTTGCAAACCATTCTCAatgccgaatcgacgagtcACGAGGATCCGAGTCTGCTCGTCGAACCGCCGCGCGTCGTCTTGGGACATTTGTACGCGAAATCGATACGCGATGACGTGCTTATGATTAGCACGACGCATCGTTATCGGCAGAAGTTCGTCACGACGATGCTCTATAAAGATATCAGCCAGTTTTGA